From Megalops cyprinoides isolate fMegCyp1 chromosome 18, fMegCyp1.pri, whole genome shotgun sequence, one genomic window encodes:
- the saraf gene encoding store-operated calcium entry-associated regulatory factor: MKTLSVIVLHFLFVLHTEGWNDGGSVLLRDVQALTLYRGGNTNSRRTSPVPQLQCVGGSAGCSSFVPEVVQCQNKGWDGIDVQWECKTDMDNAYRFGRIEVSCEGFNHPDDPYILKGSCGLEYTLELTEQGRQRGGGSHGTGGFGDFASSFFQDSSDSRRHQGGGNMYHQSSSGADVSGLVVAGLFLLLAYGVYKMFLCGPMPGQERFPGNDPQGPNAYGYPNAGPPPPGFKPDYTESSSGYGDYTGYQGTSNEYGFRNEFTRPHHTGHRSNSGGFWSGMGTGGVLGYLFGSQRRQPTMSTGNSGFSWNSGNRKAPESTGTRTASGFGGTKRR; the protein is encoded by the exons ATGAAGACTTTGTCGGTGATTGTTCTACACTTTCTCTTTGTACTTCACACCGAAGGCTGGAACGATGGAG GGAGTGTCTTGCTACGAGATGTACAGGCACTCACACTGTACAGAGGAGGGAACACAAACTCCCGTCGGACAAGCCCTGTCCCACAGCTTCAGTGCGTGGGAGGGTCGGCGGGCTGTAGCTCATTCGTCCCAGAAGTAGTTCAGTGTCAGAACAAAGGCTGGGATGGCATTGATGTACAA TGGGAGTGCAAAACAGACATGGACAACGCCTACAGATTTGGTAGGATCGAGGTAAGCTGCGAGGGCTTCAACCACCCAGACGACCCGTACATCCTGAAGGGCTCATGCGGACTGGAGTACACCCTGGAGCTGACGGAGCAGGGCAGACAGAGGGGCGGGGGCTCCCACGGGACTGGGGGGTTTGGAGACTTCGCCTCCAGCTTCTTCCAGGACTCCTCGGACAGCAGGAGGCATCAGGGGGGTGGGAACATGTATCACCAGAGCTCCTCGGGGGCAGACGTCAGCGGCTTGGTCGTGGCCGgcctcttcctgctcctggCCTACGGTGTTTACAAGATGTTCCTGTGTGGCCCCATGCCAGGACAGGAGCGTTTCCCTGGCAACGACCCTCAGGGCCCCAACGCTTATGGCTACCCCAATGCAGGACCCCCACCTCCGGGATTCAAGCCTGATTACACAG AGTCTTCTTCAGGCTACGGAGACTATACAGGCTATCAAGGGACAAGCAACGAGTATGGTTTCAGGAACGAGTTCACACGACCACATCACACTGGACACAGGTCTAACTCAGGTGGATTCTGGAGTGGAATGGGTACTGGAGGAGTCCTGGGATATCTGTTTGGGAGTCAGAG ACGGCAGCCCACCATGTCCACTGGGAACTCAGGATTTTCATGGAACAGTGGAAACAGGAAAGCACCAGAAAGCACCGGAACACGCACTGCCTCAG GTTTTGGCGGGACAAAAAGAAGATGA